One Natator depressus isolate rNatDep1 chromosome 3, rNatDep2.hap1, whole genome shotgun sequence DNA segment encodes these proteins:
- the PPM1B gene encoding protein phosphatase 1B isoform X3 produces the protein MGAFLDKPKTDKHNAHGAGNGLRYGLSSMQGWRVEMEDAHTAVVGIPHGLEDWSFFAVYDGHAGSRVANYCSTHLLEHITNNDDFRASEKPGSALEPSVENVKSGIRTGFLKIDEYMRNFSDLRNGMDRSGSTAVGVMISREHIYFINCGDSRAVLYRNGQVCFSTQDHKPCNPREKERIQNAGGSVMIQRVNGSLAVSRALGDYDYKCVDGKGPTEQLVSPEPEVYEILRAEEDEFIILACDGIWDVMSNEELCEFVKSRLEVSDDLEKVCNWVVDTCLHKGSRDNMSIVLVCFSNAPKVSDEAVKKDAELDKHLESRVEGVPPVIQCSVRWIKYKTFK, from the exons ATGGGTGCATTCTTGGATAAACCAAAAACTGATAAACATAATGCTCATGGTGCAGGGAATGGCTTGCGTTATGGCCTCAGCAGTATGCAGGGATGGAGAGTGGAAATGGAAGatgctcacacagctgttgtaGGTATTCCCCATGGCCTAGAAGACTGGTCCTTTTTTGCTGTCTATGATGGTCATGCAGGCTCTCGTGTGGCAAATTACTGTTCAACACATTTATTAGAACACATCACCAACAATGATGATTTTAGGGCATCAGAAAAACCAGGATCAGCTCTTGAGCCTTCAGTGGAAAATGTCAAGAGTGGAATCAGAACTGGCTTTTTGAAAATTGATGAATATATGCGCAATTTTTCTGACCTCAGAAATGGAATGGACAGGAGTGGCTCAACAGCAGTGGGAGTTATGATTTCACGTGAGCATATATATTTTATCAACTGTGGTGATTCGCGTGCTGTTCTCTATAGAAATGGACAGGTGTGTTTTTCAACACAGGATCACAAACCTTGCAACCCAAGGGAGAAGGAGCGAATCCAGAATGCAGGAGGTAGTGTAATGATTCAGCGTGTTAATGGTTCATTGGCAGTTTCTCGAGCTCTGGGCGACTATGACTACAAATGTGTTGATGGCAAAGGCCCTACAGAACAGCTTGTTTCTCCAGAGCCTGAGGTTTATGAAATTTTAAGAGCAGAAGAGGATGAATTTATCATCTTAGCTTGTGATGGAATCTGGGATGTAATGAGtaatgaagagctctgtgaattTGTTAAGTCTAGGCTTGAAGTATCAGATGACCTGGAAAAAGTGTGCAATTGGGTGGTCGATACTTGTTTACATAAG GGAAGTCGTGATAACATGAGTATTGTACTAGTTTGTTTTTCAAATGCCCCTAAGGTCTCAGATGAGGCAGTGAAAAAGGATGCTGAGCTGGATAAGCACTTGGAATCACGGGTTGAAG GAGTTCCCCCTGTCATTCAATGTTCTGTACGTTGGATAAAGTATAAGACCTTTAAGTGA